A genomic region of Mycolicibacterium poriferae contains the following coding sequences:
- the octT gene encoding diglucosylglycerate octanoyltransferase, whose translation MCSERARTLLVFCDSLSYYGPTGGLPSDDPRIWPNIVADQLGWRLELIGRIGWTSRDVWWAATQDPRSWAALPGAGAVIFATSGMDSLPSPLPTALREMIRYVRPPWLRRWVRDGYGWAQPRLSPVARAALPPHLTVEYLEMTRAAIDFNRPGIPMVASLPSVHIADTYGRAHHGRPGTVAALTRWAAEHRVPLVDLKAAVAEHVLGGRGNPDGIHWNFEAHQAVAELMVKGLAEAGVHVADSRG comes from the coding sequence ATGTGCTCTGAGCGCGCCAGGACGCTGCTGGTCTTCTGTGACTCGCTGTCGTACTACGGCCCCACCGGCGGGCTGCCATCCGACGACCCGCGCATCTGGCCCAACATCGTGGCCGACCAGCTGGGCTGGCGGCTGGAACTCATCGGCCGGATCGGCTGGACCAGCCGTGACGTCTGGTGGGCCGCCACCCAGGACCCGCGGTCGTGGGCGGCGCTGCCCGGCGCCGGCGCGGTGATCTTCGCGACCTCGGGAATGGACTCGCTGCCGTCGCCCCTGCCGACCGCACTGCGCGAGATGATCCGTTACGTGCGGCCGCCGTGGCTGCGCCGCTGGGTGCGCGACGGGTACGGCTGGGCACAGCCCCGGCTGTCCCCGGTCGCCCGGGCCGCCCTGCCGCCGCACCTGACCGTCGAGTACCTCGAAATGACCAGGGCGGCGATCGACTTCAACCGACCCGGAATACCGATGGTCGCCTCGTTGCCGTCGGTGCACATCGCCGACACCTACGGCCGGGCCCACCACGGCCGCCCCGGCACGGTCGCGGCCCTCACCCGGTGGGCCGCCGAGCACCGAGTGCCGCTGGTCGATCTCAAGGCCGCCGTCGCCGAGCACGTGCTCGGCGGCCGCGGTAACCCCGACGGCATCCACTGGAACTTCGAAGCGCACCAGGCAGTGGCCGAGCTGATGGTCAAGGGACTCGCCGAAGCCGGTGTCCACGTGGCGGATTCGCGCGGCTGA
- the gpgP gene encoding glucosyl-3-phosphoglycerate phosphatase: MRIRRLVMLRHGQTEWNAGSRMQGQIDTDLTDLGRQQADAAAELLAKRQPLLIVSSDLRRALDTAVALSDRSGQPVSIDTRLRETHLGDWQGMTHVEVDDVSPGARLAWRDDARWAPHGGESRVDVADRSVPLVRELVAQQVGWGVEDPDRPVVLVAHGGLIAALTGALLGLPVDNWPVLGGMGNASWVQLAGHTRADGDPASYDDIRWRLDVWNASAQVASDVL; the protein is encoded by the coding sequence ATGAGGATCCGACGACTCGTCATGCTCCGCCACGGGCAGACCGAGTGGAACGCCGGCAGCCGCATGCAGGGCCAGATCGACACCGACCTGACCGACCTCGGCCGCCAGCAGGCCGACGCGGCCGCCGAGCTGCTCGCCAAGCGACAACCGTTGCTGATCGTCTCCTCGGATCTGCGCCGCGCCCTGGACACCGCGGTCGCCCTCAGCGACCGCAGCGGCCAGCCCGTGAGCATCGACACCCGGCTGCGGGAAACCCATCTGGGCGACTGGCAAGGCATGACCCACGTGGAGGTCGACGACGTCTCGCCCGGGGCGAGGCTGGCCTGGCGCGACGATGCGCGATGGGCCCCACACGGCGGCGAGAGCCGCGTCGACGTGGCCGACCGCAGCGTGCCGCTGGTGCGTGAGCTGGTCGCGCAGCAAGTGGGCTGGGGGGTCGAGGATCCCGACCGGCCGGTGGTGTTGGTGGCGCACGGCGGGCTGATCGCCGCGCTGACCGGTGCGTTGCTGGGCCTGCCGGTGGACAACTGGCCGGTGCTCGGCGGCATGGGTAATGCGAGCTGGGTACAGCTGGCCGGGCACACCCGCGCCGACGGGGACCCGGCGTCCTACGACGACATCCGATGGCGTCTGGACGTATGGAACGCCTCGGCGCAGGTCGCCAGCGATGTGCTCTGA
- the rsfS gene encoding ribosome silencing factor — MTASAEALDMATVAARAAAAKLADDVVVIDVSDELVITDCFVIASASNERQVNAIVDEVEEKMRLAGHKPARREGTREGRWTLLDYVDIVVHIQHQDERNFYALDRLWRDCPTVPVDLDGPAGTDESTEDRG; from the coding sequence CTGACCGCCTCAGCTGAAGCCCTCGACATGGCCACCGTCGCCGCCCGCGCGGCCGCCGCCAAGCTCGCCGACGACGTCGTCGTCATCGACGTCTCCGACGAGCTCGTCATCACCGACTGTTTCGTCATCGCCTCGGCGTCCAACGAACGCCAGGTCAACGCCATCGTGGACGAGGTCGAAGAGAAGATGCGCCTGGCCGGGCACAAACCCGCGCGCCGCGAAGGCACCCGGGAAGGGCGCTGGACCCTGCTCGACTACGTCGACATCGTCGTCCACATCCAGCACCAGGACGAGCGCAACTTCTATGCGCTCGACCGGCTGTGGCGGGATTGCCCGACGGTGCCGGTGGACCTCGACGGTCCCGCCGGCACCGACGAGAGCACGGAGGACCGGGGATGA
- the nadD gene encoding nicotinate-nucleotide adenylyltransferase: MGVMGGTFDPIHNGHLVAASEVADLFDLDEVLFVPTGQPWQKRSRPVTAAEDRYLMTVIATASNPRFSVSRVDIDRGGPTYTKDTLRDLRRANPDADLYFITGADALASILSWQNWEELFSLASFIGVSRPGYELDGKHISAAMAELPDDALHLVEVPALAISSTDCRVRAERARPIWYLVPDGVVQYVAKRNLYVKTEGDRP; encoded by the coding sequence CTGGGCGTGATGGGTGGGACGTTCGATCCCATCCACAACGGCCACCTCGTCGCGGCCAGCGAGGTGGCTGACCTGTTCGACCTCGACGAGGTGCTGTTCGTACCCACCGGGCAGCCCTGGCAGAAGCGCAGCCGACCGGTCACCGCCGCCGAGGACCGCTACCTGATGACCGTCATCGCCACCGCGTCCAACCCCCGGTTCTCCGTCAGCCGGGTCGACATCGACCGCGGCGGACCGACCTACACCAAGGACACGCTGCGTGACCTGCGCCGGGCCAACCCCGACGCGGACCTGTACTTCATCACCGGCGCCGACGCGCTCGCCTCGATCCTGTCCTGGCAGAACTGGGAGGAGCTGTTCTCCCTGGCCAGTTTCATCGGTGTCAGCCGGCCCGGCTATGAACTGGACGGCAAGCACATCTCGGCCGCGATGGCCGAACTACCCGACGACGCACTGCACCTCGTCGAGGTGCCCGCGCTGGCCATCTCGTCGACGGACTGCCGGGTCCGGGCCGAGCGGGCCAGGCCCATCTGGTATCTCGTCCCCGACGGGGTGGTGCAGTACGTCGCCAAGCGCAACCTCTATGTCAAAACCGAAGGAGATCGCCCCTGA
- a CDS encoding GntR family transcriptional regulator, with protein MPAGTPLYLLLAAEVRDRIATEQLAPHTAVPSERELAELHGVSRMTARQALALLESEGLVYRNPPRGTFVAEPRVRFHIGSFSEEVARMGRRPAAQQLGADLQQVTPAVGHAMGLADDAWVHVFIRLRTVDDVPFALETTYLPAELTPGILDESEQGSLWEALRSRYGVQLARSTAVLESIVLDDATSMRLGVRAGAAGTLLIRRTEDVTGRCVEYGRDIYRADRVAFEVCESIGSLFSV; from the coding sequence ATGCCCGCAGGCACACCGCTGTATCTGCTGCTCGCAGCCGAGGTGCGGGATCGGATCGCGACCGAGCAGCTCGCTCCGCACACCGCGGTGCCGTCCGAACGCGAACTCGCCGAACTGCACGGCGTGAGCCGGATGACCGCGCGGCAAGCCCTCGCCCTGCTGGAGAGCGAAGGGCTGGTGTACCGCAATCCGCCGCGCGGCACGTTCGTCGCCGAACCCCGCGTCCGGTTCCACATCGGCAGCTTCTCCGAAGAGGTCGCCCGGATGGGGCGGCGGCCGGCCGCCCAGCAGCTGGGCGCCGACCTTCAGCAGGTGACGCCCGCGGTCGGCCACGCCATGGGTCTGGCCGACGACGCGTGGGTGCACGTGTTCATCAGACTGAGGACCGTCGACGATGTCCCGTTCGCGCTGGAGACCACCTATCTACCGGCCGAGCTGACTCCGGGCATCCTCGACGAGTCCGAACAGGGATCGCTGTGGGAGGCGCTGCGGTCGCGGTACGGCGTGCAGCTGGCCCGTTCGACGGCGGTGCTGGAGTCCATCGTGCTGGACGATGCCACCAGCATGCGGCTCGGTGTGCGCGCCGGGGCGGCCGGGACTCTGCTGATCCGGCGCACCGAGGACGTCACCGGCCGGTGCGTGGAGTACGGCCGCGACATCTACCGCGCCGACCGGGTCGCATTCGAGGTCTGCGAGTCGATCGGCTCGCTGTTCTCGGTCTGA
- a CDS encoding vWA domain-containing protein: MAPRRTRPPQPLAPHGIPGHLVEFVEALRRQGISVGPSETVDAGQVMATLGLGNREVLREGLACAVLRRPDHRDTYDVLFDLYFPAALGARTVLSDDDTEEGLPPEDIEALRSALVDMLADNDDVADLDERLAAMIAQIVEAYGRYNSSRGPSYSSYQALKSMSLDDLEGRLLAGLLAPYGEEPTPTQEQIAKALAAQRIAQLRRMVEAETKRRTAEQLGREHVQTYGVPQLAENVEFLRASGEQLRQMRRVVAPLARTLATRLAARRRRSRAGEIDLRKTLRKSMSTGGVPIDVVLKKPHPARPELVVLCDVSGSVAGFSHFTLLLVHALRQQFSRVRIFAFIDTTDEVTELFGPDADLAVAVQRITREAGVYTRDGHSDYGHAFVSFLNDFPNVLSPRSSLLVLGDGRNNYRNPETELLAHMVNASRHAHWLNPEPRHLWGSGDSAVPRYEDVITMHECRSAKQLASVIDALLPV; encoded by the coding sequence ATGGCACCGCGACGCACCCGACCCCCGCAACCCCTGGCGCCGCACGGCATCCCGGGACATCTGGTCGAGTTCGTCGAGGCGTTGCGCAGGCAGGGGATCTCGGTGGGTCCGTCCGAGACGGTCGACGCCGGGCAGGTGATGGCCACCCTCGGGCTGGGGAATCGGGAGGTGCTGCGCGAAGGGCTGGCGTGCGCGGTGCTGCGCCGACCCGATCACCGCGACACCTACGACGTGCTGTTCGACCTGTACTTCCCGGCCGCGCTCGGCGCCAGGACCGTGCTCTCCGACGACGACACCGAGGAGGGCTTGCCGCCCGAGGACATCGAGGCGCTGCGCAGCGCGCTCGTCGACATGCTGGCCGACAACGACGACGTGGCCGACCTCGACGAACGCCTGGCCGCGATGATCGCGCAGATCGTCGAGGCCTACGGCCGGTACAACTCCAGCCGCGGTCCGTCGTACTCGTCCTATCAGGCCCTCAAGTCGATGAGCCTCGACGACCTGGAGGGCCGGCTGCTGGCCGGTCTGCTCGCCCCCTACGGCGAGGAACCCACCCCGACCCAGGAACAGATCGCCAAGGCGCTGGCCGCGCAGCGTATCGCCCAGCTGCGCAGGATGGTCGAGGCCGAGACCAAGCGACGCACCGCCGAGCAGCTCGGCCGCGAACACGTCCAGACCTATGGGGTCCCGCAACTGGCCGAGAACGTCGAGTTCCTGCGGGCCTCCGGCGAACAACTCCGCCAGATGCGCCGCGTGGTGGCACCGCTGGCCCGCACCCTGGCCACCCGCCTGGCCGCCCGGCGGCGCCGCTCTCGGGCCGGGGAGATCGATCTGCGCAAAACGCTGCGCAAGTCGATGTCCACCGGCGGGGTGCCGATCGACGTCGTGCTCAAGAAACCCCACCCGGCCCGCCCGGAACTGGTCGTGCTGTGCGACGTGTCCGGCTCGGTCGCGGGCTTCAGCCATTTCACCCTGTTGCTGGTGCACGCGCTGCGTCAGCAGTTCTCCCGGGTGAGGATTTTCGCCTTCATCGACACCACCGACGAGGTGACCGAGCTGTTCGGCCCCGACGCCGACCTCGCGGTCGCGGTGCAGCGCATCACCCGGGAGGCGGGGGTCTACACCCGCGACGGCCACTCCGACTACGGACACGCGTTCGTGTCGTTCCTCAACGACTTCCCGAACGTGCTCTCGCCGCGCAGCTCGCTGCTGGTGCTCGGGGACGGCCGCAACAACTACCGCAACCCCGAGACGGAGTTGCTCGCACACATGGTCAACGCCAGCAGGCATGCGCACTGGCTCAATCCCGAACCACGCCACCTGTGGGGCAGCGGCGACTCGGCGGTCCCGCGCTACGAAGACGTCATCACGATGCACGAATGCCGGTCGGCCAAACAGCTGGCATCGGTCATCGACGCTCTGCTGCCCGTCTGA
- a CDS encoding AAA family ATPase: MSVPARPAPLFADIDDVARRLAETGYLPDTATATAVFLADRLGKPLLVEGPAGVGKTELARAVAQATGSGLVRLQCYEGVDEARALYEWNHAKQILRIQTGNQGGQGDWDQTKMDVFSEEFLLSRPLLTAIRRTDPTVLLIDETDKADIEIEGLLLEVLSDFAVTVPELGTIVAERKPLVVLTSNATRELSEALKRRCLFLHIDFPDADLERRILLSRVPELPERIADELVRIIGVLRGMALKKVPSVAETIDWGRTVLALGLDTIDDEMIAATLGVVLKHQSDQVKAAGELRLN, translated from the coding sequence GTGAGCGTCCCCGCACGCCCCGCACCGCTGTTCGCCGACATCGACGACGTCGCCCGGCGGCTGGCCGAAACCGGGTACCTGCCCGACACCGCGACCGCCACCGCCGTGTTTCTGGCCGACCGCCTGGGTAAGCCGCTTCTGGTCGAAGGCCCGGCCGGTGTCGGCAAGACCGAGTTGGCCCGCGCCGTGGCCCAGGCGACGGGTTCGGGACTGGTGCGGCTGCAGTGCTACGAGGGTGTCGACGAGGCGCGCGCGCTCTACGAGTGGAACCACGCCAAACAGATCCTGCGCATCCAGACCGGCAACCAGGGCGGTCAGGGCGACTGGGACCAGACCAAGATGGACGTGTTCTCCGAGGAGTTCCTGCTCAGCCGACCGCTGCTCACCGCGATCCGGCGCACCGACCCCACCGTGCTGCTGATCGACGAAACCGACAAGGCCGACATCGAGATCGAAGGCCTGCTGCTGGAGGTGCTGTCCGATTTCGCGGTGACGGTGCCTGAGCTCGGCACCATCGTCGCCGAACGCAAGCCGCTGGTGGTGCTGACTTCGAACGCGACCAGGGAGCTGTCCGAGGCACTCAAGCGGCGGTGCCTGTTCCTGCACATCGACTTCCCCGACGCCGACCTCGAGCGACGCATCCTGCTGTCGCGGGTGCCCGAGCTGCCCGAGCGCATCGCCGACGAGCTGGTCCGGATCATCGGGGTGCTGCGAGGCATGGCGCTCAAGAAGGTGCCCTCGGTGGCCGAGACCATCGACTGGGGTCGCACGGTGCTGGCGCTGGGTCTGGACACCATCGACGACGAGATGATCGCCGCCACGCTCGGTGTCGTGCTCAAGCACCAGTCCGATCAGGTCAAGGCCGCCGGGGAGCTGAGGCTCAACTGA
- a CDS encoding glutamate-5-semialdehyde dehydrogenase, translating to MVLPAPSRSDVADDLRTEVHEAARRARAASRTLATLSTDTKNHALRTAADYVLMNTRTILEANERDLESARSAGTPAAMLDRLALDPARIEGIADGLRQVAGLPDPVGEVLRGRTLPNGLQLRQQRVPLGVVGIVYEGRPNVTVDAFGLTLKSGNAVLLRGSSSAARSNTALVDALRAALATDGLDCESVQLLPSSDRASVTHLIQARGLVDVVIPRGGAGLIDAVVRDAQVPTIETGVGNCHVYVHASADLDMAEAILLNAKTRRPSVCNAAESLLVDAAIADVAVPRLTGALQAAGVTVHADPSEAELREEFLSMDIALAVVDGVDGAVEHINEYGTGHTEAIVTTDLAAARRFTERVDAAAVMVNASTAFTDGEQFGFGAEIGISTQKLHARGPMGLPELTSTKWIVWGDGHTRPA from the coding sequence ATGGTTCTGCCCGCTCCCTCGCGCAGCGACGTCGCCGACGACCTGCGCACTGAGGTGCACGAGGCCGCCCGCCGGGCGCGTGCCGCCTCCCGCACCTTGGCGACTCTGAGTACGGACACCAAGAACCACGCGTTGCGTACCGCCGCCGACTACGTGCTGATGAACACGCGCACCATCCTCGAGGCGAACGAGCGTGACCTGGAGTCCGCGCGGAGCGCAGGCACGCCGGCGGCGATGCTGGACCGCCTGGCCCTCGACCCGGCCCGCATCGAAGGCATCGCCGACGGGCTACGTCAGGTCGCCGGCCTTCCGGACCCGGTCGGCGAGGTGTTGCGGGGCCGCACCCTGCCCAACGGGCTGCAGCTGCGCCAGCAGCGGGTGCCGCTGGGGGTCGTCGGCATCGTCTACGAAGGCCGGCCCAACGTCACCGTCGACGCCTTCGGCCTGACGCTCAAGAGCGGCAACGCCGTCCTGCTGCGCGGAAGCTCCTCGGCGGCGCGGTCCAACACCGCGTTGGTCGACGCGTTGCGTGCGGCGCTGGCGACCGACGGCCTGGACTGCGAGAGCGTCCAACTGCTGCCCAGCTCTGACCGCGCCAGCGTCACCCATCTGATCCAGGCGCGCGGCCTCGTCGACGTGGTGATCCCGCGCGGCGGCGCCGGACTGATCGACGCCGTCGTGCGCGACGCCCAGGTCCCCACCATCGAGACCGGTGTCGGCAACTGCCACGTCTACGTGCACGCCTCCGCCGACCTCGATATGGCCGAGGCCATTCTGCTGAACGCCAAGACGCGGCGGCCCAGCGTGTGCAACGCCGCCGAGTCGCTGCTGGTCGACGCCGCGATCGCCGACGTCGCGGTGCCCCGCCTGACCGGTGCGCTGCAGGCGGCGGGGGTCACGGTGCACGCCGACCCGTCCGAGGCCGAACTGCGCGAGGAGTTCCTGTCGATGGACATCGCGCTCGCCGTGGTCGACGGTGTCGACGGCGCCGTCGAGCACATCAACGAATACGGCACCGGCCACACCGAGGCCATCGTCACCACAGATCTGGCCGCTGCGCGCCGGTTCACCGAACGGGTGGACGCCGCGGCGGTCATGGTGAACGCGTCGACCGCGTTCACCGACGGGGAACAGTTCGGTTTCGGCGCCGAGATCGGCATCTCCACCCAGAAGTTGCACGCCCGAGGACCCATGGGTCTGCCCGAATTGACGTCGACCAAGTGGATCGTGTGGGGAGACGGCCACACGCGTCCGGCTTGA
- a CDS encoding ribokinase, with the protein MPARVCVVGSVNVDHTFTVDALPQPGQTVLASALTSAPGGKGGNQAVAAARAGASVQLVAAVGTDAAADQLRSHLNANDVGLAGLVTVPGPSGSAVILVDAHAENCIVVAPGANAHLTLASGAIRAVIADADVVLLSLEIPVDTARAAARTARDAGATVIVNASPAAPDVHRLAGLADVVVVNETEAQAWGDGAVAHLIVTRGARGAAHHGEGGRFDVPAPAVEAVDTTGAGDVFAGALAAAWPDGLHTALRRACAAGALATLVPGAGDCAPYAEAIDDAVKP; encoded by the coding sequence ATGCCTGCGCGGGTGTGTGTGGTCGGCAGCGTCAACGTCGATCACACCTTCACCGTCGACGCGTTGCCGCAGCCCGGTCAGACCGTGTTGGCCTCCGCGCTGACGTCCGCGCCGGGCGGCAAGGGCGGCAACCAGGCGGTCGCCGCCGCTCGCGCGGGCGCGTCGGTGCAGCTGGTCGCGGCGGTGGGCACCGACGCCGCCGCCGATCAGCTGCGCTCCCACCTCAACGCCAACGACGTGGGACTGGCTGGTCTGGTCACGGTTCCCGGCCCCAGCGGCTCGGCCGTGATCCTCGTCGACGCCCACGCCGAGAACTGCATCGTCGTCGCCCCCGGCGCCAATGCCCATCTGACGCTGGCCTCAGGGGCGATCCGCGCGGTGATCGCCGACGCCGACGTGGTGCTGTTGTCCCTCGAGATCCCGGTCGACACGGCCCGGGCGGCTGCGCGCACCGCGCGTGATGCGGGCGCGACGGTCATCGTCAACGCCTCCCCCGCCGCACCTGACGTCCACCGGCTCGCCGGTCTCGCCGACGTCGTGGTGGTCAACGAGACCGAGGCCCAGGCGTGGGGCGACGGCGCGGTCGCGCACCTCATCGTCACCCGCGGTGCCCGCGGAGCGGCCCATCACGGTGAGGGTGGGCGGTTCGATGTGCCCGCCCCCGCGGTGGAGGCGGTCGACACGACCGGTGCCGGTGACGTATTCGCCGGGGCGCTCGCCGCGGCGTGGCCCGACGGGCTGCACACCGCGCTGCGACGTGCGTGCGCGGCCGGAGCGTTGGCGACGCTGGTGCCGGGCGCGGGCGACTGCGCGCCCTACGCTGAGGCCATCGACGACGCCGTCAAGCCATGA